In Meles meles chromosome 13, mMelMel3.1 paternal haplotype, whole genome shotgun sequence, the DNA window ACCCATTTCATTCTGTCATTATACTTAACGATTATTTCATGGGTCAGtggctgaaagaaaatgaagatatgaTAGCCTGTGAAGTACAGGCTATGATTCACAGCGGAAAGCAAACTACATTCTAgatgtcattctctctctccagtcCAGGCATCTACAGtcaagggtggggaggagaagaggcaggACTATCTGTTCTTCAAGAAATTGTAACTTCACTCTCCTCCTCTGAATCTAGTCTCTCATCTGGCTGCAAAGATGGGGCCACCTGGCTCCTTTCCTTGTAATACTCACATTATCTAAACTAGAGAATCCTTTTCTTGTGGCCCAACAGTTTTGCATGACCCAAACTGAGCCAACATTTTCAAAGTATGGATATGCAGTAATTGTATGGGAATAGATGTTACTGAATGTGTTTTGCAGTCTGAATCTATGTCAGATAATGGGGGTCTGGGAACATATCTAGACTTTCAAATTgtcttctgtaaaaaaaaaaaatcccttctaaAAATATTCTTACAATATGTGgtgtttttacatatttaaaaaatgtttttacaatatgtaaaaataatttacatttccttaataAAAGCAGATCTGTATAGTCCACATCTTCGGTGCCTACTGTGTGCACGGTCATGTTATTGTCACCAACAGCAAGCCCACCAGAGGGCGCTCGTTCCCCGTCTATCTAGCCTTCAATCAGAGACTCAGAAAATCCAAATTAAACTTGACTTTCACACACAGGAAGTCTTTCATATTTAATCCACACAAATATTTACCGAGAATTTACTGTGCTGCCAGGTGCAGGGCTATGTGCACAGGATACAGTGAAGAATTAGGCACGATCCCTAATACCAAACACTTAGCAGCGAAGACTCAAAAGTAAACAACCAGGTACAATTAAGTAGGGTAAGTGAAGAGTTTCTAGGTCTGGGGAGttgtttatttgtcttttaagattttatttacttatttgacagagagagacaccgagagagggaacacaagcagggggagtgggagagggagaagcaggctccccggtgagcagggagcccaacaatgGGTCTCGATCCCCatggatagtgacctgagccgaaggctgacgcttaaggactgagccacccaagcgcccctgagtTTGTAGTTTAAATACTGGCTCCAAGTCTTAGAAGCCGGTAACAATTCCATTTTGAGAGCCCCAACAGCTTCTGCTGGGTACACTGGGAGTGCTCTCCACCCTCAAGGCATTTTGTAATTCAGAGCCACAGACCAGCTTGAGCGGCTCCATCAGTCAGCTCCGCAATTTCATGTCCCTTCCTACCCCCTCCCTCGTTTTATTTTTCGGGCTTCCTGCAGTTCCCTTACAGTCCACTTCTGCTCTAGGTCAACAGTTGCAGTTGGACCCAGGGCCTAGGACAAGGGATTACCCACAAAGATCAGCAACCGCTGGCTCCGCCCACTCTTTTTTCCGGTTTGAAACCCGCGGGCCTTTCCTGCTTTGAATTCCTAGACTTCCTGTTCTGATTCTCGCGACAGTTTCGAGGCATCGCGTGAAGTGTGCTCCCTGTTCTGGAGTTTTGGAGATGGGGGTACTGTTTCTCTGCTTTCGCCCACCTCGtcagagcccccacccccaccccggccaggAGTGACCTGCATATGGCTAGGGAACCCCTAAGTGAAAGGGCTTGGCGGAGTTCAGGTCCAGAGGGAGAGTCCTGAGCCGCATCCGGGAGTTTTGACTCTCCAGGCCTCCAATACGCATGCGGAGCCGATCCCCCTGGGTGGTGTGGAGGCCGTCGCCCGCCTTGAACTTGGGGGCTGGTGAGgaggcccaggcccaggtccAGGCCGCTAGGCCGGGGGCCAGGTTCTTCTGGGACGAGTAAATGCCGTCTAAATACCGTCACCTCCCGACTGCAAAGCTCAGTTTGAGCTCCTTGCAAACTGGACTGCAGCGCGGCTTCTGTAAGCCGCTTGGGGCAGGCTAGGGCGGGGCCTGGCAGACCCCCGGTAAGGCGGGCGGGCCTCCAGGAaggctctcctccccacccccagcccagaaTGCCACGGTGGCGCTGGTGGCGACCGTGAGACCGAAGGCCTCCAGCCTTGGCTGCATTGCAAATGTAACCTGTAATCCCGACCCGGAGCGAGGTCCGCGCGGGAGGCGCCCCGCCCACCTCTCCCTGCGGCTGCTGGTCAGCTGGGACCTCTATAATCAGTCGCGCTGAAGCACCTGCCggatgtggggagggaggaggaggccagTTGTGGGGCGGCAGATGGAAGCGCCAAGTCTCTGGTCAGCGCCTTAGTAGGGAAGCTGGATGGGCAAGCCTGCAGTAGCCCCTGGGGAAGCCGGCCCTGGGCTGCGGGGCGACTACGTTGGTTGGCCCTGCCTTCCAGGAGCGCCCAACTTGGCAGCAGAGCTCCTACTGCCTCCCTATTATGCAGCTGCTCTGGCAGACCCCAGGGACTGTAAAGTCCGATGGGACAAGCCCTCCACCTTCACTCAACCCTTTCAGCTTCCCAGCCACCCCCATATCCCCtactcccaacccccaccccactctgcccCTTGTCTTCTCTCCCAGCTTCGGTGTCTGGTTACGGCTCCTCACTTCTCACTGTGACTTTGGCTCAGCTAGGGGAAGTGGCCCAGGAGGGTCCCGTGCGGCTGCATGAAATTGGCAGCTTCAGAACTGGAGGGAGGGGGCTGAGTGCGACGTCGAGAGGCGGGGAGAGGGGCGGAGGAGGTGCTCTCTGAGTCCAAGTCCGTGGACTCTCTCAGAGATCCTCAAGCCAGAGCAGAGGTGGCTGACAGGCCCAGCGGATTGTTGGCCTCTGCTTTCTTTCCACCGCCTTCTTTTTCCCACCGGAGACTGGGCTGTTCTGAAGGGCTTAGTCCTGGACACTAGGTGAGCGCTCTGGGCCCGGGGGCATTACTTCTTCCCCATTCCCACCCTTATTAACAACTCCTTAGTTCTGGGGCCATCAGTTAATCATCCTCCTCTAGGGCAGGAAGCTTCAGAGCTGGATGGTCTGTGGTGCTGCCgctggggtgtgtgtatgtgcgcgtgCGCGCTGGTGCTTGAGTTTTATTACCCGTTCTTCTCacctctccccaaccccagaAACACAGTCCAGTCAATCACTGGATGGCTCCTAGAGAGTCTCCAGGCATCTGTGTGGAGGGTCTGCTGGACGCCAAgacagcaggggagggggcagtgtgCTTGGGTCAAACTTTGGTATAAGGAACAGTGAGGTCGCTTCTGACCTCCTGACCTGGCTTCCCTCCCTGGCAGGGTGCCACGAACGCGCTGATGCCCGGAGTGCTCGCAGGGCTTCCAGCTAACCATGCCGCAGCCGCCCGCAGCTGCCCCGGCGCCGCCCtcgctgctcctgctgctgctgctgctgctgcggacGCCGCCCCCGACAGGCGCCCGGCCGTCCCCAGGCCCCGATTACCTGCGGCGCGGCTGGCTGCGACTGCTGGCCGAGGGCGAGAGCTGCGCTCCCTGTCGGCCAGAAGAGTGCGCCGAGCCGCGGGGCTGCCTTGCCGGCCGGGTGCGCGACGTGTGCGGCTGCTGTTGGGAATGCGCCAATCTCGAGGGCCAGCTCTGCGACCTGGACCCCAGCGCCCACTTCTACGGGCGCTGTGGCGAGCAGCTTGAGTGCCGGTTGGACGCGGGCGGCGACCTGAGCCGCGGAGAGGTGCCGGAGCCTCTGTGTGTCTGCCGCTCGCAGCGCCCGCTCTGCGGGTCGGACGGCCGCACCTACGCGCAGATCTGCCGCCTGCAGGAGGCGGCCCGCGCTCGGCCTGACGCCAACCTCACGCTGGCGCACCCGGGGCCCTGCGAATCGGGTACGCACGGCCCGCGGACCCTACCCCCGGCACTTGGGGCACTCCAGGCACCCGAGGCATTGCTCCCCGACCTGCTACTGAATTGGTCTCTGGCCAGCGGAGCGAAAAAGATGAGGCTGCGGAGTTCTCGAGTCCAGTATAAGCCCGCTCTCCCGGCTGGTCCGCAGAGACCAGCACCTTCAGGGGCTGAGCTCTGTCCGCACGCTGTGTGCCCCTCTGAGGCGCGTGGAAGCCCCAGACCCGGCCGGCAGGGACCCACCCTCAGAGGGAGCAGGCACAGAGCCAATAACTGGTCTCAAAACCGGGAGAGCAAAGACTCCCAGTCTGCCCAGACCGCTGGGGCCCAGGCAGTGACACTTGGGTTCCAGAGAGATGCAATCCGGTTTCTCTTGGGCGCATTCCGATTTCGTAGAGCAAGCTGTTCGCCcagtctccccacctcccttctgtttcttctgtgCCTTACGATTAGTGAAGGAGGGGGCTCTTCCAGCTCCTCGCTcctacccccggaggctgagggccATTCAGGCCTCAGGTTTCCTTTGGCAGCGTTAGTCACTTTCACTTCCTGAGCCCCTTTGAGGGATCTGGCCTGGCTGGGGCTGCCAGGAAAACAAACACCGGCGGGGTCCCAAGACTTTACCCCATAACTGCAGGCTTTCTGCCCGCTGCCCAGATCTGGTTTCAGGTTCTCTGCATATCCCACGTGggactcccccctcccctgcctccttccctggtcccagagtggggggggggggcgggaagggcTGCTTCTGGGGTCTTTGGCAACTGGATCTGGTTAGgaaggggagggtagagggaggtGTTGGTTACAAGTGCGGCAGGATAGGGGCCTCTAGGGTGGAATGAGGACTGGGAGAGATCAGGGATGGAGTGTGGCTGCTGAGCTGCGGCATCCTGTCTGCTTGTACCTCACCATTTCAGAGTTTATACCTTGCGTGTACCTGTACTTACATTTACATGTACCCGTGTGTACTGATCAAGTCACGTGTATGGGTGTGTGTTTACCTCTGCGTTGACTGTCTTCCCCCACAAACACATCCATGATGGTTCATACACAGCCTGCTTCTGGGGTCAGATGTGCCCATTCTCAGGCCTCCCATCTCCGTCCCCAGAGCCCCAGATCGTGTTGCACCCCTATGACGTTTGGAACGTGACGGGGCAGGATGTGATCTTTGGCTGCGAGGTGTTTGCCTACCCCATGGCATCCATCGAGTGGAGGAAGGACGGCTTGGATGTTCAGCTACCAGGGGATGACCCCCACATCTCAGTGCAGGTAGGAGAAGGAGTCGAGACCTCCTCTGAGCAGCCCAGGGTCCTCTAGAAGGGCCCTGCTgaccctgcctctggctccagtTCAGGGGTGGACCCCAGAGGTTTGAGGTGACAGGGTGGCTGCAGATCCAGGCTGTGCGCCCCAGCGATGAAGGTATCTACCGCTGCCTGGCCCGCAACGCCCTGGGCCAGGTCGAGGCCCCAGCTAGCCTGACAGTGCTTACACCAGGTAAGGGtgagccctgggctctggggactgggggaggaggggtggtgctggtggtggatTGAGGCCCTtgaatgtgtgtctgtgtgcctaTGTGCATGTGGGTTCAGAGGCATGTATGGCTTCACTGACagcccctttcctcttctctctcctttgcccACATGTGTTTGCAGACCAGCTGAACTCCACAGGCATCCCCCATCTGCCATCCCTGCGTCTGATTCCTGGGGAGGAGGCTGAGAGTGAAGAGGGCGAGGATTACTACTAGGTCTGCAGCCCCGGCCTGTGGGGGT includes these proteins:
- the KAZALD1 gene encoding kazal-type serine protease inhibitor domain-containing protein 1; translation: MPQPPAAAPAPPSLLLLLLLLLRTPPPTGARPSPGPDYLRRGWLRLLAEGESCAPCRPEECAEPRGCLAGRVRDVCGCCWECANLEGQLCDLDPSAHFYGRCGEQLECRLDAGGDLSRGEVPEPLCVCRSQRPLCGSDGRTYAQICRLQEAARARPDANLTLAHPGPCESEPQIVLHPYDVWNVTGQDVIFGCEVFAYPMASIEWRKDGLDVQLPGDDPHISVQFRGGPQRFEVTGWLQIQAVRPSDEGIYRCLARNALGQVEAPASLTVLTPDQLNSTGIPHLPSLRLIPGEEAESEEGEDYY